The DNA region GGTTGAGTTCGTGGTCGTCCTCGATGACGCCCTTGCCCATCAGCGTCACCTGGAAGGGCACCCGCAACTCCTCGACCAGCTCCCGCAGTTCGCGTCCGGCGTCGGCGAGTATCACTCCGCCGCCCGCGAGGATCAGCGGTCGTTCGGCTGCCAGCAGCATGTCCAACGCCCGCTCCACACGCGGAAGATGGGGTTCGACGGCCGGTACGGGCAGCCGCGTGTCGATCTCGGCGTCGTAGGTGATCTCGCCCTTGGCCAGGTCGAGCGGCAGATCGATCAGCACAGGCCCGGGACGGCCCGTACGGGCCACGCGGAACGCCTCACGGAAGACCCACGGGATCTGCGCAGGCTCCTTGATCTGCACCGCCCACTTGGTGACCGGCCTGGCGATGTCCACGATGTCGACGGCCTGGAACGCCTCCTGGTGCAGCTTCGGCGAGACCGCCTGCCCCGTGAGGCACACCATGGGGATGGAGTCGGCCTGTGCGGTGTACAGCCCGGTGACGAGGTTGGTCGCGCCGGGACCCGAAGTGGCGATCGCGACGCCGACCTTGCCGTTGGTGCGGGCCCAGCCGTCGGCCATATGGGCCGCGCCCTCCTCGTGGCGCACCGTCAAGTGCTCGATACGGCCGTCCACTTCCATCGCCTTGTACAGCGGGAGGATCGCGGCGCCGGGGCAGCCGAAGGCGATGTCGACGCCCTCGTCGACCATGATGGCGACGGCGGCGTTCATCGCGGGCATCTTCTTCGGGGCCATGTCTCAGTCCTCCGTCTTCTCGCCGGACAGGCGCCTGACGCCGCGCACCAGCGCCGAGTGGTCGAGGCCGCCGTCGCCCTGCTGACGCAGCGCGCCGACGAGCTGGGCCAGCAGCGCACCGGCGGGCACGGCGGCGCCGACGTCGCGGGCGGCGTCGGTGACGATGCCCATGTCCTTGTGGTGCAGATCGACCTTGAAGCCGGGGCGGAAGTCGCCGGCGAGGATGTTCTGCCTCTTGCGGGCGAGCACGGTGGAGCCCGCGAGGCCGCCGCCCAGCACGTCGAGCGCGGCGGCCAGGTCGACGCCGGACTTCTCCAGGAAGACGACGGCCTCGGCTACGGCCTGGATGTTCACGGCGACGATGAGCTGGTTCGCGGCCTTCACCGTCTGCCCCGAACCGTGCGGTCCGCACAGCACGATCGTCTTGCCGAGCGCCTCGAACACGGGCTTCGCCGCGTCGAAGGTCTCCTGCTCGCCGCCCACCATGATGGACAGCGCGCCCTCCACCGCGCCTGCTTCGCCGCCCGATACGGGGGCGTCGAGCACTTCGACTCCCCTTTCCGCGGCGGCCTTCGCCACCTCGACGGACGTCTGCGGGGTGATGGAGGACATGTCGATGAGCAGGGCGCCGGAACGCACGTTCTCGAGGACGCCGCCGTCGTGCAGCACGACCTGTTCGACCTGAGGCGAGGCCGGGACCATCGTGATGACGACGTCGGTTTCGCGCACCGCCTCGGCGACGGAGGCGGCTCCCTTGCCGCCGTCCTTCACGAAGGCGTCGACCTTGGCGCGCGTGGGGTTGAACGCGGTCACGTCGTAACCGGCCCGCAGGAGGTTGCGCGCCATCGGCGCGCCCATGATGCCGAGGCCGATGAAGGCGACCTTGGTCTTTTCCGGGGTGTAGCTCATGGACTTCTCGCCTTCCGATTTCTTGGCGTACGGGGGTGGGGCGCGGGCCGGGGAGTGCGGCGATCCCGCCACCGGTCTCAAGGACCCGCCCGTGGAGGGGACTTGGACCGCCTCGGTCCGGCTCAGGCTCCGCGCAGTCCGCGCGGCAGCCAGCCGAAGCTCTCGGCGCTCGGCGCTTCGCCGGGCTTGTACTCCAGCCCGATCCGGCCCTCGTATCCGGCCTTGGCGAGGCGCTTCAGCAGGTCGGGGAAGTCGAGTCCGCCGGTGCCGGGAGCCCCGCGGCCGGGGCTGTCGGCGATCTGCACATGGCCGGTGCGGTCCGTGTAGGCGTCGATGACCCGGTGCAGGTCCTCGCCGTTCATGGCGAGGTGGTAGAGGTCCATGAGGAACTTCGTATTGCCCAGCCCCGTCGCCGAGTTGACCTTGTCGACGACCTCGACGGCCTTCGGCGCGCTGACGACCGGGTAGTGCGGCGACTCGACGGCGTTGAGCGCCTCCACGAGCAGCACGGCACCGACGTCGTGCGCGGCACGCGCCGCGAACACCAGGTTCTCCAGAGCGAGTTCGTCCTGCTCGGCGGGTGTGGAGCCCGTGACGCGGTTGCCGTAGAGGGCGTTGAGGGCGGTGCAGCCCGTCGACCGTGCGAAGTCCGCCGCGACGTCGACGTTCCTGCGGAACTTCTCCGACTCCTCACCGGGCAGGGACAGCGCACCGCGGTCAGGGCCGGGGAGCTGCCCGGCGTAGAAGTTGAGGCCGGTCAGCCGCGTTCCCGCGTCGGTCAACGCCCGCCGCAGCGCGTCCAGTTCGGCCTTCTCGGGTACGGGTGCGTCCACCCACGGCCACCACAGTTCGACGGCGTCGAAGCCCGCCGCGGCTGCCGCCGCGGGACGCTCCAGCAGCGGCAGTTCGGTGAAGAGGATCGACAGGTTGACGGTGTAGCGGTGATCGGTGCCGCCGATGCCGGCGAGTTCACTCAGGGGCGCCACGGCGATCGCTTCCCTTCGGGTCCGTGTGTTCGCGTCCGTGTGTTCAAGGTGCGGTCCGCTTGGAACCGGTGCACGGTTCCATGATGCCGTCCGCTGGGCGTTAGTTTCGTATCGTGGAAGCAGCTTTCTACTTTATGGAAGACTGCTCTTGTCCTCCCGGGTCTGTCAAGGGGATCGCCCTCGTGAACCGCTGGATGGCCGCCGCGGACGCCGTTCGCGTAGGTTGACGACGTGCGATTG from Streptomyces marispadix includes:
- a CDS encoding 2-hydroxy-3-oxopropionate reductase, which encodes MSYTPEKTKVAFIGLGIMGAPMARNLLRAGYDVTAFNPTRAKVDAFVKDGGKGAASVAEAVRETDVVITMVPASPQVEQVVLHDGGVLENVRSGALLIDMSSITPQTSVEVAKAAAERGVEVLDAPVSGGEAGAVEGALSIMVGGEQETFDAAKPVFEALGKTIVLCGPHGSGQTVKAANQLIVAVNIQAVAEAVVFLEKSGVDLAAALDVLGGGLAGSTVLARKRQNILAGDFRPGFKVDLHHKDMGIVTDAARDVGAAVPAGALLAQLVGALRQQGDGGLDHSALVRGVRRLSGEKTED
- a CDS encoding TIM barrel protein yields the protein MGGTDHRYTVNLSILFTELPLLERPAAAAAAGFDAVELWWPWVDAPVPEKAELDALRRALTDAGTRLTGLNFYAGQLPGPDRGALSLPGEESEKFRRNVDVAADFARSTGCTALNALYGNRVTGSTPAEQDELALENLVFAARAAHDVGAVLLVEALNAVESPHYPVVSAPKAVEVVDKVNSATGLGNTKFLMDLYHLAMNGEDLHRVIDAYTDRTGHVQIADSPGRGAPGTGGLDFPDLLKRLAKAGYEGRIGLEYKPGEAPSAESFGWLPRGLRGA